In Amycolatopsis endophytica, the following are encoded in one genomic region:
- a CDS encoding acyl-CoA synthetase gives MSLFFYLEKGASLDPGAPCLTLAGVSRSYGEVVELAEAVARALRRSGVAPGDKVGILSANDPTAFTCVFGIARAGAVWCPINPRNAAGENAELLDLFDCSTLIFQPAFDDLVARIAPELPKLTTLVRLGDGDDLAPAFDTWLDAARHDPPADAAPPGDVAALVGTGGTTGRPKGVMLTGRNLETMSAITLMSYPFAGRPVYLALAPLTHAAGVLCFPVLARGGEIVIMAKPDVGEFLNLIERHRVTHTFLPPTLIYMVLGHPALDSTDLSSLQCFWYGAAPMSTARLTEALDRIGPMAQLFGQSEAPMMISTMSPAEHRRPDGTVHTRRLTSAGRPSPLVTVAILDAEGRTVPQGERGEICVRGSLVMAGYYRDPAATLQASAHGWHHTGDIGFLDEEGYLHIVDRAKDMVITGGFNVYSAEVEQAVMAHDAVRDCAVVGLPDDKWGERVTAVVQLQPGAELDADELIAFVKQRVGSVKAPKQIEIWPELPRSTIGKVLKADIRTTLTGS, from the coding sequence CCTCACTGGATCCCGGGGCGCCCTGCCTCACGCTCGCCGGGGTGTCGCGCTCCTATGGCGAGGTCGTCGAGCTCGCCGAGGCCGTGGCTCGTGCGTTGCGGCGCTCGGGTGTCGCGCCGGGGGACAAGGTGGGCATCCTCTCGGCCAACGACCCGACCGCGTTCACCTGCGTGTTCGGCATCGCCAGGGCAGGCGCGGTGTGGTGCCCGATCAACCCGCGCAACGCCGCCGGCGAGAACGCGGAGCTGCTCGACCTCTTCGACTGCTCCACCCTGATCTTCCAGCCCGCCTTCGACGATCTGGTCGCCCGGATCGCCCCGGAGCTGCCGAAGCTGACCACGCTCGTCCGCCTCGGCGACGGCGACGATCTCGCGCCCGCGTTCGACACCTGGCTCGACGCCGCACGTCACGACCCGCCCGCCGACGCCGCGCCACCCGGCGACGTCGCCGCGCTGGTGGGCACCGGCGGCACCACGGGGCGCCCCAAGGGCGTGATGCTCACCGGCCGCAATCTCGAAACGATGTCGGCGATCACGCTGATGAGCTACCCCTTCGCGGGCCGTCCGGTGTACCTGGCGCTCGCACCGCTGACCCACGCGGCCGGAGTGCTGTGCTTCCCGGTCCTCGCCCGCGGAGGCGAGATCGTGATCATGGCGAAACCCGACGTCGGGGAGTTCCTGAACCTCATCGAGCGCCACCGGGTCACCCACACCTTCCTGCCGCCGACGCTGATCTACATGGTGCTCGGGCATCCGGCGCTGGATTCCACGGATCTGTCGTCCCTGCAGTGCTTCTGGTACGGCGCGGCACCGATGTCGACCGCCCGGCTCACCGAAGCCCTCGACCGCATCGGGCCGATGGCACAGCTGTTCGGCCAGTCCGAGGCGCCGATGATGATCTCGACGATGTCGCCCGCCGAGCACCGCCGTCCCGACGGGACAGTCCACACGCGACGGCTGACCTCCGCGGGCCGCCCGTCACCACTGGTCACGGTCGCCATCCTGGACGCCGAGGGGCGGACCGTGCCCCAGGGGGAACGCGGCGAGATCTGCGTGCGCGGCTCGCTGGTGATGGCCGGCTACTACCGCGACCCCGCGGCCACGTTGCAGGCATCCGCGCACGGCTGGCACCACACCGGCGACATCGGCTTCCTCGACGAGGAGGGCTACCTCCACATCGTCGACCGCGCCAAGGACATGGTCATCACCGGCGGGTTCAACGTCTACTCCGCCGAGGTCGAACAGGCGGTGATGGCCCACGACGCCGTCCGCGACTGCGCCGTGGTCGGCCTGCCCGACGACAAGTGGGGCGAGCGGGTCACCGCCGTCGTCCAGCTCCAGCCCGGCGCCGAGCTGGACGCCGACGAGCTCATCGCCTTCGTCAAGCAACGCGTCGGCAGCGTCAAGGCGCCCAAGCAGATCGAGATCTGGCCCGAACTCCCGCGCTCCACCATCGGCAAGGTCCTCAAGGCCGACATCCGCACGACCCTCACCGGCAGTTGA
- a CDS encoding LLM class flavin-dependent oxidoreductase, giving the protein MKLALYLPNFRDKVTVAELEDLTALAEDLDFDSVWTLDRIIVPETSDTEQMQHAFGMIEGFPKGLPVSSRGEFLQGMPLIPWLAAKTSKVRIGMSIIDTPYRSPGVLAAELATIDHLANGRLNVAVGSGWMPEEFAAASASHIYPKRHKHVRETLEIMQGIWTNDLFEYHGEFADFQRSGFGAKPVQKPHPPIFFSGLKDARRSASRIAKYGLSGWIGIQDSPEDIRRWRTEIQRELAELDTDRTIDDLEISSMIWFVITDQDADQTPLGKGTNLLVGSEAQITDQLKRYKEAGLTMPFLWPPFQDVPVAKTLDDMKRLKEEILPKIEAM; this is encoded by the coding sequence ATGAAACTCGCGCTCTACCTCCCGAACTTCCGGGACAAGGTCACCGTGGCGGAACTCGAAGACCTCACCGCCCTGGCCGAGGACCTCGACTTCGACTCCGTCTGGACGCTCGACCGCATCATCGTCCCGGAAACCTCGGACACCGAGCAGATGCAGCACGCCTTCGGCATGATCGAGGGATTCCCCAAGGGCCTGCCGGTCAGCTCGCGGGGCGAGTTCCTCCAGGGCATGCCGCTCATCCCGTGGCTGGCCGCGAAGACGTCGAAGGTGCGGATCGGGATGAGCATCATCGACACGCCCTACCGTTCGCCCGGGGTCCTCGCCGCGGAACTGGCCACCATCGACCACCTCGCGAACGGCAGGCTCAACGTCGCCGTGGGCTCGGGGTGGATGCCCGAGGAGTTCGCCGCCGCGAGCGCGTCCCACATCTACCCGAAGCGGCACAAGCACGTGCGGGAAACCCTGGAGATCATGCAGGGCATCTGGACCAACGACCTCTTCGAGTACCACGGCGAGTTCGCCGACTTCCAGCGCAGCGGGTTCGGGGCCAAGCCGGTGCAGAAGCCACACCCGCCGATCTTCTTCAGCGGCCTCAAGGACGCGCGTCGCTCGGCGAGCCGCATCGCCAAGTACGGCCTGTCCGGCTGGATCGGGATCCAGGACTCGCCCGAGGACATCCGGCGGTGGCGCACCGAGATCCAGCGCGAACTGGCGGAACTCGACACCGACCGCACCATCGACGATCTCGAGATCTCCAGCATGATCTGGTTCGTCATCACCGACCAGGACGCCGACCAGACCCCGCTGGGCAAGGGCACCAACCTGCTCGTCGGCTCCGAAGCGCAGATCACCGACCAGCTCAAGCGCTACAAGGAAGCGGGCCTGACCATGCCGTTCCTGTGGCCGCCGTTCCAGGACGTGCCGGTCGCGAAGACGCTCGACGACATGAAGCGCCTCAAGGAAGAGATCCTGCCCAAGATCGAAGCCATGTGA